The Elusimicrobiota bacterium DNA segment GTTGGCCAGGTATTTCGCTACGAAATAAACAATGGACCAACATCTCTGACACTCCAAAGGACTCTCAATGTGCCGCAGATAGCTATGGGAGCTTCTGCCAACAACAACCTGAATTGGGGAGCCGACTACATAGGATACACGGCGAGCGGAGGTCCCAGGCTGAATTTTACAAACGGCCTGAATGTATATGGCTACGGGGATAGCATCTTGAGAATCCTCGGGGGTGGGTTTCAGATGGAATCTCCTCTGACCTTTTCCGGGGGAAAGTTCATTCCCCCCATTCATACAATCGCTGAGCTCCAGGCTATAACTCCAGGATTGGGGGAAACATACATCGTGTCAGACGGAGTCGTGCCCTACAGCCTCGCCGTCGGAACGGCTGCCGCGCCCGGAGCCTTCGGCGTCATCCCCCTGACGGAGTTCAAGTAGGAGGGACCTTGCTTATCGAAGCCGGCATACCGCCTGGCAGCACGGCCTACGTCGTCATTCACAACCTGGATACCGGCCAGGTCTGGAACGTGGAGACCATGGCGTGGGAGGACTTCGACAACTCTCATTGGGAAAAATACGCCGTCATGCTCCAACAACAGGGGTCATCGAGGTACTACAGCGCGGAGCATCCTTGCGCCGACCTATCGGTGATGATGAGCGAGATGATATTCACTCAGGTCGGGGTTGCCCCAGCCATCAGCGATCCTTCTCCCCAGGCTGTGATGTCACGCGCGCAAGGAGGTCCGATCGGGTCAATCAGGGGCAGCGTCCTGGCGGCCGAGAACCTGCGGACGAACCTCCTTACGATGGCACGGGGCGCCGCGGCGGCAGGGACTCTCTCCACCACGCAGATGACGACCGACCTGGCGGACACCTCCGACGGGGTGTATGTGGGGCGCCTCATCATCTGGACCAGCGGGGCGCTGTTGCGCCGGGTGGCCTACATCAGCGGCTACGCGGGGGAGACCAAGAAGCTGACCTTCGGAGCCATGCCGGCGGCGCCCTCGGAGGGGGACACGTTCCTGGTCATATGATCCAGCTCACGGCGCCGCGCGGCGGGGGGGTCGGGCGAGCGTACCTGCAGGCGCGCCCGGCGGCCGTCTCCCTGACGTTCCCCCCTGCGGCCGCCGGCGCCGCCGGCGGCGTGGGCGCCACGGTCACTACTCGGTCGTCTTACGGCCTGTCCGCCACCACCGGGATCACCTACACCCTTCCCGTCATCCAGGTCGCGAGGATATAGCATGGACGAACTCCAGGGACTGCAGTCGTGCCAGCAAGGTGACGTCGGCCTCGGCATCGTCGTAGCGGTCGTGGACTCCGATGAGGCGCCCATCGACCTGCGGGCGGCGACGTCCAAGGTCATCCGGCTGACCGCTCCGGACGGGATATCGCAGGACAAGGATGCCGCATTCTCGACCGACGGGAGCGACGGCCAACTGGTCTACGTCACGCAGGCCGGCGACCTGGCCGAGGCCGGTGCATACTCCCTGCAGGCCATCGTGGCCGTCGGCGGCCAGGCGCTGTCGACGAAGGTCTCCACCTTGCAGGTCCTGGAGAACCTCCCGGCTCCGGCGGAGCCCGAGGCCTGACCATGGACGCCGAGACCAGGAACGCCCTGACCCAAATCCAGAGTGAAACCTCCAGAGCCTTGAGCTCCCTGCAGAAGGAGGTTCTCAACGCGATAGGGGACCTAAAAGGCGATATCGGTGGAATCAAGGCCGGACAATCCAGCGCGCTGGCCTACACCAAGTCGGTGTCGTTGAAGCACGAGGCCTGTGAGCGGGAGTTCCAGGCCCACCGCCGCGACCAGGCGCGCCACGTGAGCGAGGAGCTCCACGCGACTCCGGGCAAGCTCGACGCGCACATGGACGACACCGAGGCCCACGGCGTGAAGGCCACGCGCCAGGTCGGCATGACCATGAGCGCGTGGATCAACGTGGCCTGCGCGCTCTTCATTGCCGCATTGACGTTCATCCAAGTTAGGGAGGCAAAACTCAATGTTCAAGCCACTCAGCCGTCTGCTCCTGCCGCTGCTGCTCCTGCTCGCTCCGGTCGCCACTGAGGCGCAGGTCATCGCGCCGGCGGCCAAGCCCGGCGTCCACTACCTGCGGTGGATGGACCCGGCGCACCTGCAGACTTACGAGGCCGCCAACTTCCCGGTGAAGGGCGGCAGCACCCTCGGCAGTCTGGACATCGAGTGGATGACCCACGAGGGAAAGGACGGCACCATCATCCCCGACTCCTGGCAGAATTGGATACGCCCGGTGGACTGGGCGCTCACCGCTGGCTGCGGTGGCGGGTCCAAACTCAAGTGCGGCCCCGGATTCGCTGTCAACTTGCTCCCGTCCGTGGTGACCTTCGCCCTGGGCCGCGCAGGATCGAGCAGCAGCCCGGGCGTCGAGGCCTTCAAGCAGGCCGCCACCGCGGGCCTGGCCATGCCTGGCGGGACGACCCTGGGCTGCGCCATCGGCTACAAACTCATGCCCGGCGTCATCGACGACGGGCACTTCCAGAACTTCCGGGCCATGTTCCCGGAGCAGGGGTT contains these protein-coding regions:
- a CDS encoding BppU family phage baseplate upper protein; protein product: MDELQGLQSCQQGDVGLGIVVAVVDSDEAPIDLRAATSKVIRLTAPDGISQDKDAAFSTDGSDGQLVYVTQAGDLAEAGAYSLQAIVAVGGQALSTKVSTLQVLENLPAPAEPEA